CCAGGCGGTCCAGAAGAAAAAGTGCGTCAGCTGCTGGCGGCGCTTCGCGTCGGGCAGCGTGTTCTCCTTCATGGCGTAGTGCTCGCGGCTGGTGTGCAGCGCCGGCGCGTCCGAGAACAGCTGGTCGTAGTAGGCCGCTGTCTGCGCCACCGCCTGCGCGCGGCGTGGGCTCAGCACCAGCTTGCCGCCGGCCGCGTCGGCGCGGTTGGCGCGGTACTCGGCCTTGAGCTGCTCGCGCAGCGCGGCCTGGGCCGGCGCGTCGAGCTGGCCGTAGTCGCGGCCATGCGCGTCGCGCGCCGCCAGGTCGAGCCAGGCCGTCAGCTCGCGGTGCAGCCAGTCGGCGGTCCAGTCGGGCGCCTGGTAGGCGCCGTGGCCCCAGATCGAGCCCAGCTGCATGCCGCCGATCGACTGCCAGGCGGTCTGGCCGTCCAGGATGTCGTCGCGGCCGAACAGGCGCGTGCCGTCGGCGCTGGCGACCTCCTGGGGAATCGGCGGCGCCTGGCGGTAGACTTCGCCGCCGTAGAAGCCGAGCAATGCGAACGTGACCGCCAGCACGGCGATCAGCGTGAACCATAACTTTTTATACGGGCCCATGATGGGGACACCCTCCTGTGTTGCGTTGTGGGGTATGTCCGCTAACGCGAATTCCGTGCCAGGGAAAAGCGCCGCAAAATCATGGAGTTGAAACCGGCGCGGTGGTATCTACCCGGGTCGGTCGCGGTATAAAGGACCCGCCCGCGGTGTTTTCGACCCTGCCCGCGACGGCCGGGGCCTCTACAATCCGGGCAGCGAAAATCTCAAGACAAGGAAGCGACCGCATGGCCACGGGCAAGCCCGACGCGTGGAGCCTCTTCCTGACCGCGCATGCGCTGGTGGTGGAAGAGATCGAAAAACGACTGTCCGCCGCCGGCCTGCCGCCGCTGGCGTGGTACGACGCGCTATGGGCGCTGGAACGCGCGCCAGAGGGCACCGCGCGCATGTTCGAGATGGCCGAGCGCATGGTCATCGCGCGCTACAACCTGACGCGCCTGATGGACCGCATCGAGGCCGCCGGGCTGGTCGAGCGCTTCCGTTCCGACGAAGACCGCCGCGCCACCTATGCCCGCATCACGCCGGAAGGCCTGGCCCTGCGCCGCAAGATGTGGAAGGTCTACGGCCCGGCCATCGACGAACTGTTCCTGTCGCAGCTGCCGCAGGCGCAGCAGGACGCCATGGCCGAGCAGTTCCGCCAGATCGCCCGCCATGTGCGGGCCTTGTCCAAACCCGCCGCCTGATCCGGCCGCCACGGAGTCCGCATGCCCGCCCGTCCGCCCCTGCACATCGGCATCGTCGCCTGCTCGGCGGAAGGCGCCGCGCTCTGCTATCGCACCCTCTGCGCCGAGGGCGCGCAACGCCTGGGGCCGCACGCGCACCCCGAGGTGTCGCTGCACAGCCTGTCGCTGGCGGACTACGTGGCCTGCCTGGAACGCGATGACCTGGCCGGCGTGGGCGCCCTGATGCTGACCTCCGCCGACCGCCTGGCGCGCGCCGGCGCGGATTTCCTGGTCTGCCCCGACAACACCATCCACCAGGCCCTGGGCCACGTGCTGCCACAGTCGCCGCTGCCGTGGCTGCACATCGCCGAGGAAGTCGCGGCCGTGGCCGCCGCCCGCGGCCTGCGCCGCATCGGCCTGCTCGGCACCCGCTGGCTGGTCGACAGCGCGGTGTACCCCGACAAGCTGCGGGCGCGCGGCCTGGACTACGTGCGCCCGGCGCCTGACGACCGCGACCTGCTGGCGCGCGTCATCATGGACGAACTGGTGTACGGCGTCTTCAAGCCCGAATCGGTGGTCTTGCTGCAAGGCGTGGTGGCGCGGCTGCGCGATGCCGGCTGCGACGCGGTGGTGCTGGGCTGCACCGAATTGCCGCTGGTGCTGAACGACGCCAATTGCGCGCTGCCGGCGCTGGACTCCACCCGCATCCTGGCGCGCGCCGCCCTCGACCGCGCCCTGGCCTGACCCCGCGCGCTCAGAGCTGATCCAGCCCGTACTGGCGCAGCCGGTCCAGCGTCAACACCTTGATCTGGTTGTACGACAGCGCCAGCATGCCCTGGTCCGCCAGCGTCTGCAGCGCCTGGTTGACGCGCTGGCGCGACAGGCCGGTCAGGTAGCCCAGTTCTTCCTGCGAGATCGCCAGCGTCAGGTCGGTGGACGGATACAACTGCGGGTTGAACAGCTGCGCCAGCGACTGCGCCACGCGCGCATCGGCATCCAGCAGGCGATGGTTCTGGATCGAGGCGATGAACTCGCCCATGCGATCGTTCAGCTGGCCGATGACGAAATGCGAGAACGGCAGGCTGGCCGCCAGCAGCGCGTGGAAGGTGGCGGCCGGCACCAGCAGCACCAGCGACGGCTGGATCGCCACCACGTCGTACTTGCGCAGCTCCCGCTTGATGACGCTGCCCTCGCCGAACCAGCCGCCCGGCGGCACCCCCGAGAACGTGCAGCTGCGTCCCGATTCGTTGTAGATCGCCAGCTTGAGCAGGCCGCTGTGCACGCCCAGCCAGTAGTCCGACGGCGCGTTGCGGCGCGCGATCCAGGCGCCGCTGGCCACGTGTTCGGCGCGCGCCGTGGCCAGCACCAGCGCCTGGTGCGAGGCGTCCAGCGCGGTGAACCAGGCGCAGCCGCGCAGCAGTTCGGCCAGCTCGGTCTGGGAAACAACGTTTGAAACATCGGACATGGAAAGAACCGTGTAAAACTGCGGGTTGGGCGCCCGGAAAAAGGTCTGTCGTGCAGGCGACAGACACCATTTTCCGGCGGCCGATAAGCTCTAGCAAGCAGCGGGATTCCGGCTACAGGTCAATACCGGCGATCCAGATCAAGTTTCCCGCATAAAAGCATATCCGGGCGCCCCGCGCCCCACAGGAGACAAGCATGAGCAGCCTGTTCGACCACGGCCTGGCACGCCGTGACGCCAACTACGAGCCCCTGACCCCGGTCGACTTCATCGCCCGCGCCGCGCAGGTCTACGGCAACCGCCTGGCCGTGGTGCATGGCGCCGTGCGCCGCACCTGGGCCCAGACCTACGAACGCGCGCAACGCCTGGCCGGCGCGCTGGCCGCCGCCGGCATCCAGCGCGGCGACACGGTGGCAGTAATGCTGCCGAACATCCCCGCCATGGTCGAGGCGCATTTCGGCGTGCCGATGCTGGGCGCCGTGCTCAACACCCTCAACACCCGCCTGGATACGCCCAGCGTGTTGTTCATGCTGGGCCACGGCGAGGCCCGCGCGCTGATCGTCGACACCGAATACGCCGAGCTCGCGCAGCGCGCCCGCGCCGAGTTCCCGCACCTGAAAGTGATATCCGTGCACGACCTGGACGGCGCCCCGGCCACCCTGCCCGGCGCCACCGACTACGAGGCCTTCCTGGCCGCCGCCCCCGCCACGTTCGACTGGCGCCCGCCGGCCGACGAGTGGGACGCGATCGCGCTGAACTACACCTCCGGCACCACCGGCGATCCCAAGGGCGTGGTCTACCACTACCGCGGCGCGTATCTCAACGCCGTCAGCAACATCCTCGAATGGGACATGCCCAAGCATCCGGTCTACCTGTGGACCCTGCCGCTGTTCCACTGCAACGGCTGGTGCTTCGCCTGGACCGTGGCGGCCCGCGCCGGCGTCAACGTCTGCCTGCGCAAGTTCGATCCCAAGACCGTGTTCGACCTGATCCGCGCCGAGGGCGTCACCCACTACTGCGGCGCGCCCATCGTGCAGAGCGCGCTGGCCAACGCCCCGGCCGAGCTGCGCGCCGGCATCACCCACACCGTGCGCACCATGGTGGCCGGCGCCGCGCCGGCGCCCGCGGTGATCGCCAAGATGAAGGAAATCGGCTTCGAGCTGACCCACGTCTACGGCCTGACCGAGGTCTACGGCCCCGCCGCCGTGTGCGCGACGCAGGACGCCTGGGACGACCTCGAAGACGAACAGCGCGCCCTGCTGACCGCGCGCCAGGGCGTGCGCTACCACCTGCAGGCCGG
The window above is part of the Achromobacter deleyi genome. Proteins encoded here:
- a CDS encoding MarR family winged helix-turn-helix transcriptional regulator yields the protein MATGKPDAWSLFLTAHALVVEEIEKRLSAAGLPPLAWYDALWALERAPEGTARMFEMAERMVIARYNLTRLMDRIEAAGLVERFRSDEDRRATYARITPEGLALRRKMWKVYGPAIDELFLSQLPQAQQDAMAEQFRQIARHVRALSKPAA
- a CDS encoding aspartate/glutamate racemase family protein → MPARPPLHIGIVACSAEGAALCYRTLCAEGAQRLGPHAHPEVSLHSLSLADYVACLERDDLAGVGALMLTSADRLARAGADFLVCPDNTIHQALGHVLPQSPLPWLHIAEEVAAVAAARGLRRIGLLGTRWLVDSAVYPDKLRARGLDYVRPAPDDRDLLARVIMDELVYGVFKPESVVLLQGVVARLRDAGCDAVVLGCTELPLVLNDANCALPALDSTRILARAALDRALA
- a CDS encoding Crp/Fnr family transcriptional regulator, with amino-acid sequence MSDVSNVVSQTELAELLRGCAWFTALDASHQALVLATARAEHVASGAWIARRNAPSDYWLGVHSGLLKLAIYNESGRSCTFSGVPPGGWFGEGSVIKRELRKYDVVAIQPSLVLLVPAATFHALLAASLPFSHFVIGQLNDRMGEFIASIQNHRLLDADARVAQSLAQLFNPQLYPSTDLTLAISQEELGYLTGLSRQRVNQALQTLADQGMLALSYNQIKVLTLDRLRQYGLDQL
- a CDS encoding acyl-CoA synthetase gives rise to the protein MSSLFDHGLARRDANYEPLTPVDFIARAAQVYGNRLAVVHGAVRRTWAQTYERAQRLAGALAAAGIQRGDTVAVMLPNIPAMVEAHFGVPMLGAVLNTLNTRLDTPSVLFMLGHGEARALIVDTEYAELAQRARAEFPHLKVISVHDLDGAPATLPGATDYEAFLAAAPATFDWRPPADEWDAIALNYTSGTTGDPKGVVYHYRGAYLNAVSNILEWDMPKHPVYLWTLPLFHCNGWCFAWTVAARAGVNVCLRKFDPKTVFDLIRAEGVTHYCGAPIVQSALANAPAELRAGITHTVRTMVAGAAPAPAVIAKMKEIGFELTHVYGLTEVYGPAAVCATQDAWDDLEDEQRALLTARQGVRYHLQAGVSVRNPDTMEEVPADEQTVGEIMFRGNICMKGYLKNERATDEAFSGGWFHTGDLGVMTPDGYIRIKDRSKDIIISGGENISSIEVEDALYRHPAVAAVAVVAMPDPKWGETPCAFVELKPGCSATAEEIIAHCKLLLPGFKVPRAVRFGELPKTSTGKIQKFELRAAVGSTRAIDAT